In the genome of Streptomyces sp. NBC_00190, one region contains:
- a CDS encoding thioesterase domain-containing protein has product MFVHPASGSAASYRALEPFLTSDRPVYAFHSPDIPPGRHASIERIAEDYLAEFLHAAPRTTPVFVGWSFSGPVAVEMARLSESTAAGASGVVLLDSATPEVLAGRTTDLVTEMGGLFGVDLAGTPASSPGELLDRIAEIMAVSSDMAGVTGQDLRPFWDTYRWHQDAFESGWRARPCAAPVLLIRAREETGWDPAPDDLGWSDVFGTAVPVEWAGGTHYTLMENDRLADIARIVERAVEKWSRPDPVTPCLN; this is encoded by the coding sequence GTGTTCGTCCATCCAGCGAGCGGATCGGCGGCGTCGTACCGCGCTCTGGAGCCGTTTCTGACATCGGACCGCCCGGTCTACGCGTTCCACTCGCCGGACATCCCGCCCGGTCGGCACGCCTCGATCGAACGCATCGCCGAGGACTACCTGGCGGAGTTCCTCCACGCCGCACCCCGGACGACACCCGTATTCGTCGGATGGTCCTTCAGTGGGCCCGTGGCGGTGGAAATGGCCCGCCTGTCCGAGTCGACCGCGGCCGGGGCGAGCGGAGTCGTCCTGCTGGACAGCGCGACCCCCGAGGTCCTGGCCGGGCGCACCACCGATCTCGTCACCGAGATGGGCGGGCTCTTCGGCGTCGACCTGGCGGGTACTCCGGCCTCCTCGCCCGGCGAACTCCTGGATCGGATCGCGGAGATCATGGCCGTCTCCAGTGACATGGCGGGTGTGACGGGTCAGGATCTGCGGCCGTTCTGGGACACCTACCGCTGGCACCAGGACGCCTTCGAGTCGGGTTGGCGGGCCAGACCGTGCGCAGCGCCCGTCCTGCTGATCCGGGCACGTGAGGAAACCGGCTGGGATCCGGCACCCGACGATCTGGGGTGGTCGGATGTGTTCGGCACCGCAGTGCCCGTCGAGTGGGCCGGAGGCACGCACTACACCCTGATGGAGAACGACAGGCTCGCAGACATCGCCCGCATCGTCGAACGGGCCGTTGAAAAGTGGTCCCGCCCCGACCCGGTCACTCCGTGTCTGAATTGA
- a CDS encoding thioesterase II family protein encodes MTARERWFLPNREAVPTAEDALQLFCLPHAGAGASAYRDWAPLLAPSVKVVGVQPPGRENRFADPYTPSATLLSHELAEAVAERAQGAFALFGHSMGALLAYETAHRLAALGRAPACLFVSGYWAPQLPHRRRQVHLLPEDELIRQLRDLEGTVPEVLDHPKLLEFLLPLIRADFELCETYRWSSRPLLDVPVVALGGASDPGVEVPPLAAWGELTASSFEMRQFQGGHFYLHERTDEVVAFVAGHLRDATTYTSEGLIHDSADPGVGSGTRA; translated from the coding sequence ATGACGGCCAGGGAGCGGTGGTTCCTGCCGAACCGGGAGGCGGTACCGACTGCCGAGGACGCGCTCCAGCTCTTCTGCCTCCCCCACGCCGGGGCCGGGGCCTCCGCGTACCGTGACTGGGCGCCGCTGCTCGCGCCCTCGGTGAAGGTGGTCGGGGTGCAGCCACCCGGGCGGGAGAACCGGTTTGCGGACCCCTACACCCCTTCGGCGACGTTGCTTTCCCACGAGCTCGCCGAGGCCGTCGCGGAAAGGGCGCAGGGCGCCTTTGCGCTGTTCGGACACAGCATGGGCGCGTTACTGGCCTATGAGACGGCGCACCGGCTCGCCGCTCTCGGCCGGGCTCCGGCGTGCTTGTTCGTCTCCGGATACTGGGCGCCGCAGTTGCCGCATCGAAGGCGCCAGGTGCACCTCCTCCCCGAGGACGAGCTCATCCGCCAGTTGCGCGATCTCGAAGGCACGGTGCCCGAGGTGCTGGACCACCCGAAACTGCTGGAGTTCCTTCTCCCCCTCATCCGCGCCGACTTCGAGCTCTGCGAGACCTACCGCTGGTCGTCGCGCCCGTTGCTGGACGTACCGGTCGTCGCGCTGGGCGGGGCCTCGGACCCAGGAGTCGAGGTCCCGCCGCTGGCCGCGTGGGGGGAGCTCACGGCTTCCTCGTTCGAGATGCGGCAGTTCCAGGGCGGCCACTTCTACCTGCACGAGCGGACTGACGAGGTGGTCGCGTTCGTGGCCGGCCACCTGCGGGACGCCACCACCTACACATCGGAAGGGCTGATCCATGACAGCGCTGACCCAGGAGTGGGCAGTGGGACGCGTGCGTGA
- a CDS encoding IS110 family transposase, translating into MEKLVLFVGDDWAEDHHDVEVQDGLGRRLGSARLTEGVEGIAKLHALIARHAVGIETDRGPWVQALLAAGYRGYAVNPRQAARFKERYGTSGAKSDKGDAHALADMVRIDAAQLRPIAGDSEQAQAAKVVARAHQTLVWERTRTFQRLRNTLRGRRARLLGRAFRFEPGTGTHLLSEPPPLGRASHPECTQKYRLP; encoded by the coding sequence TTGGAGAAGCTGGTGCTGTTCGTCGGTGACGACTGGGCCGAAGACCACCACGATGTCGAGGTCCAGGACGGCTTAGGCCGCAGGCTCGGGTCCGCCCGGCTGACGGAGGGCGTCGAGGGGATCGCGAAGCTGCACGCCCTGATCGCAAGGCACGCGGTCGGGATCGAGACCGACCGCGGCCCGTGGGTACAGGCCCTGCTCGCGGCCGGCTACCGGGGCTACGCGGTCAACCCGCGGCAGGCGGCCCGGTTCAAGGAGCGTTACGGCACCTCCGGCGCGAAGAGCGACAAGGGCGACGCGCACGCGCTTGCGGACATGGTTCGTATCGACGCCGCCCAGCTGCGGCCGATCGCCGGCGACAGCGAGCAGGCTCAGGCCGCCAAGGTCGTCGCCCGCGCCCACCAGACCCTGGTCTGGGAGCGCACCCGCACCTTCCAGCGGCTGCGGAACACGCTGCGCGGACGCCGCGCCCGGCTCCTCGGCCGCGCATTCCGCTTCGAACCAGGCACCGGCACGCACCTCCTGTCCGAACCCCCGCCCTTGGGTCGGGCGAGTCATCCGGAGTGCACACAAAAGTACCGATTGCCATGA
- a CDS encoding non-ribosomal peptide synthetase, protein MQALAVTDGAETSDIARWNSTTTTYPRDCSLPQLFAERLSEGPDRPALTYGGTTLSYRQLDRATNSLARRLLHVGVGRETRVAVHIDRQAAAIVAILAIVKAGGAYLPLDPSHPEARLRLILRDARAALVLTTDEPDPETAFGLPWEPVLGHLAGAVTEDPVYDTPVPAVTGPESLAYVMYTSGSTGAPKGVCVTHRNIARLVLGTGYVSFEPGDRVAQISNIAFDAATFEIWGALLGGCHLWGLDRGTVLDPAALRSALTAQPVRTMVMATPLFNRLAALDPSIFAPVSQLYVGGDVLGPRQACAVAAGAATRLFNGYGPTESTTFATAYAVTGSEGESRLPIGSPIANTRIHILDDQLRPQPVGLPGQIHIGGDGVCRGYHGRPGPTAERFLPDPFSDRPGARMYATGDVGRWTVDGVVEFLGRTDFQVKVRGYRVEPAETDAGLMSHPDVAEAVTVAVGDGTEDRSLVSYYATAGRVVEAPELAGFLRDRLPDHLLPGSLVRLPELPKNANGKIDRSRLPAAERVPGSAPAGGPNGAGQPGADGALPAEGGLTVSQEVAAAMALVLGLDRAAPDENFFELGGHSLSAIRLIAALNDRFGMEVPLPELFDDPTPSGVGRYLEGRLAERGGR, encoded by the coding sequence GTGCAAGCGCTTGCCGTGACGGACGGGGCCGAGACCTCGGACATCGCACGATGGAATTCCACCACCACCACATACCCGCGTGACTGCAGCTTGCCGCAGCTCTTCGCCGAGCGGCTGTCCGAGGGTCCGGACCGGCCCGCTCTCACGTACGGCGGGACCACGCTCAGCTACCGGCAGCTGGACCGGGCGACCAACTCCCTGGCCCGGCGCCTGCTGCACGTGGGCGTCGGACGGGAGACGCGGGTGGCCGTCCACATCGACCGCCAGGCGGCCGCGATCGTGGCCATCCTCGCCATCGTGAAGGCGGGCGGAGCCTACCTTCCGCTGGACCCGTCGCACCCGGAGGCCAGGCTCCGCCTGATCCTCCGGGACGCCCGGGCCGCGTTGGTGCTGACGACGGACGAGCCGGATCCTGAGACGGCCTTCGGGCTGCCCTGGGAACCGGTGCTCGGCCACCTCGCCGGGGCGGTGACGGAGGATCCGGTGTACGACACCCCGGTGCCTGCGGTGACCGGTCCGGAAAGCCTCGCGTACGTGATGTACACCTCGGGGTCGACCGGGGCCCCCAAGGGGGTCTGTGTCACCCATCGCAACATCGCCCGGCTGGTCCTGGGAACCGGCTACGTGTCCTTCGAACCGGGCGATCGGGTGGCACAGATATCCAACATCGCGTTCGACGCCGCCACCTTCGAGATATGGGGGGCGCTGCTGGGCGGCTGCCACCTCTGGGGCCTTGACCGCGGCACCGTGCTGGACCCCGCGGCGTTGCGCTCGGCGCTCACGGCACAGCCGGTCCGGACCATGGTCATGGCGACACCCCTGTTCAACAGGCTCGCGGCCCTGGACCCGTCGATCTTCGCGCCCGTCTCCCAGCTGTACGTGGGCGGCGACGTCCTGGGCCCGAGGCAGGCGTGCGCCGTCGCGGCGGGGGCGGCGACCAGGCTCTTCAACGGCTACGGTCCGACCGAGTCGACGACCTTCGCGACGGCGTACGCGGTGACCGGGAGCGAGGGGGAGTCGCGCCTCCCGATCGGGTCGCCCATCGCCAACACCCGGATCCACATACTCGACGATCAGCTGCGGCCGCAGCCGGTGGGCCTGCCCGGCCAGATCCACATCGGGGGCGACGGGGTGTGCCGCGGATACCACGGGCGGCCGGGTCCGACGGCGGAACGCTTCCTGCCGGACCCGTTCTCCGACCGTCCCGGCGCCCGGATGTACGCCACCGGTGACGTGGGCCGGTGGACCGTCGACGGAGTCGTCGAGTTCCTCGGCCGGACGGACTTCCAGGTGAAGGTACGCGGCTACCGGGTCGAGCCGGCCGAGACGGATGCCGGGTTGATGTCTCATCCCGACGTGGCCGAGGCCGTCACCGTCGCCGTGGGCGACGGCACCGAGGACCGGAGCCTCGTCTCCTACTACGCCACGGCCGGCCGGGTGGTGGAGGCTCCCGAGTTGGCCGGCTTCCTTCGTGACCGGCTTCCCGACCACCTGCTGCCCGGTTCCCTGGTGAGACTGCCCGAGCTGCCCAAGAACGCCAACGGGAAGATCGACCGCTCCCGGCTGCCGGCCGCCGAGCGCGTTCCGGGATCCGCCCCGGCCGGCGGGCCGAACGGAGCCGGTCAGCCGGGTGCCGACGGGGCACTGCCCGCCGAGGGCGGGCTGACGGTGAGCCAGGAAGTGGCGGCCGCGATGGCACTGGTCCTCGGATTGGACCGGGCCGCGCCGGACGAGAACTTCTTCGAACTCGGCGGCCACTCCCTCTCGGCCATCAGGCTGATCGCGGCCCTGAACGACCGGTTCGGGATGGAGGTCCCGCTGCCGGAGCTCTTCGACGACCCGACACCGTCCGGCGTGGGTCGGTACCTGGAAGGCCGGCTGGCCGAGCGCGGGGGCCGCTGA
- a CDS encoding Ku protein, which translates to MRAASGRHSSRRSLDIAGFVDLDGVDPIFFDTTYYLGPRGSENTKVYSHLRHPGPRRFRPAARRRGPRHRGHRDPGAPGAACAGCRPPDSAPCGSHRGRDRTPAPAAPAAICVQAARRRPGLAHRPSEALGPAPDLR; encoded by the coding sequence GTGCGTGCGGCCAGCGGAAGGCACAGCTCGCGCCGGTCGCTGGACATCGCCGGGTTCGTGGACCTGGACGGGGTGGACCCGATCTTCTTCGATACGACGTACTACCTGGGGCCGCGGGGATCCGAGAACACCAAGGTCTACAGCCATCTACGACATCCAGGCCCTCGTCGCTTCCGCCCAGCGGCACGACGACGCGGTCCGCGCCATCGGGGCCATCGTGACCCAGGGGCACCGGGCGCCGCTTGCGCAGGCTGTCGACCGCCAGATTCCGCGCCGTGCGGATCGCATAGGGGACGGGATCGCACTCCGGCCCCAGCTGCTCCCGCAGCCATTTGCGTGCAGGCCGCTCGTAGGCGACCTGGACTTGCTCACCGCCCGTCAGAGGCGCTGGGACCCGCCCCTGACCTGCGGTGA
- a CDS encoding branched-chain amino acid aminotransferase, with protein MTAVQGAAPFAFGEAFTNHMVVSSWRDGSWEPPRLRPYGPLPMDPAMAGLHYGQVVFEGLKGHRLVNGGLGVFRPLEHARRFQRSARRLVMPEFPADLFVGAVEDLVREDGPGLPDDPALSLYLRPVLFASEASLALRPARAYTFVLLAFVTGAFFSDRTDPVRIWVSRDHVRAAPLGTGEVKCAGNYAASFLAQQEAAAQGCSQVLWLDPVERTWVEEMGGMNVFFVHGTGEAAEVVTPARSGTILAGVTRDSVISLATRRGLRVREERIALEDLRERCLAGDVTEAFACGTAAVISPIGGFCDAGETWTVGDGRQGPVTKELRDELVSVHRGLSPDEEGWLHRL; from the coding sequence ATGACCGCAGTACAGGGCGCCGCGCCCTTCGCCTTCGGTGAGGCGTTCACGAACCACATGGTGGTCTCCTCCTGGCGCGACGGCAGTTGGGAGCCGCCGCGCCTGCGGCCCTATGGTCCGCTTCCGATGGATCCCGCCATGGCCGGCCTGCACTACGGGCAGGTCGTGTTCGAGGGGCTCAAGGGCCACCGCCTGGTGAACGGCGGGCTGGGAGTCTTCCGGCCGCTGGAACACGCCCGCCGGTTCCAGCGGTCGGCCCGTCGGCTGGTGATGCCGGAGTTTCCGGCCGACCTGTTCGTGGGGGCGGTCGAGGACCTGGTGCGCGAGGACGGGCCCGGCTTGCCCGATGACCCGGCCCTCAGTCTCTACCTGCGGCCGGTGCTGTTCGCCAGCGAAGCCAGTCTGGCGCTGCGGCCGGCGCGGGCCTACACCTTCGTCCTGCTCGCCTTCGTCACCGGAGCGTTCTTCAGCGACCGGACGGACCCGGTCAGGATCTGGGTGAGCCGCGACCACGTGCGCGCCGCGCCGTTGGGCACGGGGGAGGTGAAGTGCGCCGGGAACTACGCGGCTTCGTTCCTCGCCCAGCAGGAGGCGGCGGCCCAGGGGTGCAGCCAGGTGCTGTGGCTGGATCCCGTGGAGAGAACGTGGGTCGAGGAGATGGGCGGCATGAACGTCTTCTTCGTCCACGGCACGGGCGAGGCGGCCGAGGTCGTCACCCCGGCCCGGTCCGGCACCATCCTGGCCGGCGTCACCAGGGACTCCGTCATCTCGCTGGCCACACGGCGAGGGCTCCGCGTGCGGGAGGAGCGGATCGCACTGGAAGACCTGCGCGAGCGGTGCCTGGCCGGCGATGTCACGGAGGCCTTCGCCTGCGGCACCGCGGCCGTCATCAGTCCGATCGGAGGGTTCTGCGACGCCGGTGAGACGTGGACCGTGGGAGACGGCCGGCAGGGGCCGGTCACCAAGGAGCTGAGGGACGAGCTCGTCTCCGTCCATCGTGGCCTCTCACCTGACGAGGAAGGCTGGTTGCACCGCCTGTGA
- a CDS encoding amidohydrolase, producing MSQGISPGTRSGDADIIFSGGSIVAVADEKSAAPEAVAVKDGRIVFVGNLSQAQAKWQGPDTRLHDLLPDQALLPGFIDAHGHITGTGLQATIANLLAAPDGDVTDIASLQDKLRAFAESEVGKRSDWIIGFGYDDSMLTEGKHPTRHDLDVVSTEKPVLAIHQSFHLGAVNSLGLERLKYTATTPDPKGGVIRRKLERATESEPVYGEPNGVLEETAFNPAADLAVAGMDPIDTGQFLAMGLLSAARFGFTTVQEGGASLEVLGLLRQVADAHPDGLPTDVVVYVKADQAMKSPETVQASREYTKGLRTAGVKLLLDGSPQGRTAWLTEPYLTPPDGQKEDYRGYATLPDKDVLAQVRAGFTNNWQVIAHVNGDAAIDQLIQCVRTATKEAGQDRRTTAIHCQTAREDQIEAFRELGIIPSFFSMHTYYWGDWYRKTVLGPERAVDISPARWAVDRGMAYTSHHDAPVALPNSIAILSSQVTRVTRTSGSVLGPDQCVSALDAVKSLTINAARQYFEEDTKGSIEVGKLADFVILSHNPLTIPEPKIKDITVVETIKEGRTVYPPAPTRPDPVLVPVPVLRKAMSAAFVHC from the coding sequence ATGTCCCAGGGAATCTCGCCGGGAACGCGGTCTGGAGATGCCGACATCATCTTCTCCGGCGGTTCCATTGTGGCGGTTGCCGACGAGAAATCGGCAGCGCCCGAGGCGGTGGCGGTCAAGGACGGCCGGATCGTCTTCGTCGGCAACCTGTCCCAGGCGCAGGCCAAGTGGCAGGGGCCGGACACGCGGTTGCACGACCTGCTGCCGGACCAGGCTCTGCTGCCGGGTTTCATCGATGCGCACGGCCACATCACCGGCACCGGCCTGCAGGCCACCATCGCCAATCTCCTCGCCGCTCCCGACGGCGACGTCACCGACATCGCATCCCTCCAGGACAAGCTGCGCGCGTTTGCCGAAAGCGAGGTGGGGAAACGCTCGGACTGGATCATCGGTTTCGGTTACGACGACTCCATGCTCACCGAGGGCAAGCACCCCACCCGCCACGACCTGGACGTGGTCTCCACCGAGAAGCCCGTTCTGGCGATCCACCAGTCCTTCCATCTGGGAGCGGTCAACAGCCTGGGGCTCGAACGGCTCAAGTACACCGCCACGACACCGGACCCGAAGGGCGGGGTGATCCGGCGGAAGCTGGAGCGCGCAACCGAATCCGAGCCGGTGTACGGAGAGCCGAACGGGGTGCTGGAAGAGACCGCGTTCAACCCCGCCGCCGACCTGGCCGTCGCCGGGATGGACCCCATCGACACCGGGCAGTTCCTGGCCATGGGCCTCCTGTCGGCGGCGAGATTCGGCTTCACGACCGTGCAGGAGGGGGGAGCGAGCCTGGAGGTCCTGGGCCTCCTGCGGCAGGTCGCGGACGCCCACCCCGATGGCCTGCCCACCGATGTGGTCGTCTACGTCAAGGCAGACCAGGCCATGAAATCCCCTGAGACGGTCCAGGCGAGCCGGGAGTACACCAAGGGCCTGCGCACGGCCGGGGTGAAGCTGCTCCTGGACGGCTCGCCCCAGGGGCGAACCGCCTGGCTCACCGAGCCCTACCTCACCCCTCCCGACGGCCAGAAGGAGGACTACCGCGGCTATGCGACCCTGCCGGACAAGGACGTCCTGGCCCAGGTTCGGGCGGGTTTCACAAACAACTGGCAGGTTATCGCGCACGTGAACGGCGATGCCGCCATCGACCAGCTCATCCAGTGCGTGCGCACGGCCACCAAAGAAGCCGGACAGGACCGGCGTACGACGGCGATCCACTGCCAGACCGCCCGCGAGGACCAGATTGAGGCGTTCCGGGAACTCGGGATCATCCCGTCGTTCTTCTCCATGCACACCTACTACTGGGGCGACTGGTACCGCAAGACCGTGCTCGGTCCCGAACGTGCTGTCGACATCTCGCCGGCCCGGTGGGCGGTGGACCGCGGCATGGCCTACACCTCACACCACGACGCCCCCGTCGCCCTGCCCAACTCGATCGCCATCCTGTCCAGCCAGGTCACCCGCGTCACCCGCACCTCAGGAAGCGTCCTGGGCCCGGATCAGTGTGTGTCGGCCCTGGACGCGGTGAAGTCCCTCACCATCAACGCCGCCCGCCAGTACTTCGAAGAGGACACCAAGGGCAGCATCGAGGTTGGCAAGCTCGCCGACTTCGTGATCCTCAGCCACAACCCGCTCACGATCCCCGAGCCGAAGATCAAGGACATCACCGTCGTGGAGACCATCAAGGAGGGCAGGACCGTCTACCCGCCCGCTCCCACCCGCCCAGACCCCGTCCTCGTCCCCGTCCCTGTCCTGCGAAAGGCCATGTCCGCAGCCTTTGTCCACTGCTGA
- a CDS encoding DinB/UmuC family translesion DNA polymerase — MPSETSSFLGPLPIEDLYGSSARGGAAPDARGQHHRAARGSPRSHGSAGSRQAWDGSAGAGAGNRSSCCRPRAGVGVGHLQADFPSDVLDGPQVRATALRLTTELAALLRSRGQAARTVTVAVRMADRSELAKPRTLPMASAHTDDVRRVVYEVLDGFGLQRARIRRIALTAQAVDGAQAPTQLTFDPVREARVRAEPVIDALNRRYGPGTVGPAAVITAA; from the coding sequence ATGCCGTCCGAGACCAGCTCCTTCCTCGGGCCGCTGCCCATCGAGGACCTGTACGGATCCAGCGCACGCGGCGGCGCAGCTCCGGACGCTCGGGGTCAACACCATCGGGCAGCTCGCGGATCTCCCCGCAGTCACGGCAGCGCGGGTTCTCGGCAAGCCTGGGATGGCTCTGCTGGAGCAGGCGCGGGGAATCGATCGTCGTGCTGTCGCCCCCGGGCGGGAGTCGGTGTCGGTCACCTTCAGGCCGACTTCCCCAGCGACGTCCTCGACGGCCCGCAGGTACGTGCCACCGCTCTTCGGCTCACCACGGAGCTCGCGGCACTGCTGCGCTCACGTGGACAGGCTGCGCGTACCGTCACCGTGGCTGTCCGTATGGCTGACCGGAGTGAACTGGCGAAGCCCCGGACTCTGCCCATGGCTTCCGCTCACACCGATGACGTGCGCCGGGTGGTGTACGAGGTGCTGGACGGTTTCGGGCTGCAGCGTGCCCGGATCCGCCGGATCGCCCTGACGGCCCAGGCCGTCGACGGCGCGCAGGCGCCGACGCAGCTGACCTTTGATCCCGTCCGTGAAGCACGTGTGCGCGCCGAGCCGGTCATCGACGCCCTCAACCGCCGCTACGGGCCGGGTACGGTCGGCCCAGCGGCCGTCATCACGGCGGCCTGA
- a CDS encoding nuclear transport factor 2 family protein, whose product MGRVREYYSLVDDGDIGGLIELFAPDAVYHRPGYEPMQGRADLERFYRTQRVIREGSHTITAIIQSGADVAVRGEFRGVLNDGRATSLRFADFFSLSPDGRFARRNTFFFAPLV is encoded by the coding sequence GTGGGACGCGTGCGTGAGTACTACAGCCTGGTCGACGACGGTGACATCGGCGGCCTGATCGAGCTCTTCGCGCCTGACGCCGTCTACCACCGGCCCGGATACGAGCCGATGCAGGGCAGAGCGGACCTCGAGCGGTTCTACCGCACCCAACGGGTGATCAGGGAAGGCAGTCACACGATCACCGCGATCATCCAGTCCGGCGCCGACGTGGCGGTGCGCGGTGAGTTCCGCGGCGTACTGAACGACGGGCGCGCGACCTCGCTCCGGTTCGCCGACTTCTTCTCCCTGTCGCCCGACGGACGCTTCGCGCGACGGAACACCTTCTTCTTCGCACCACTCGTCTGA
- a CDS encoding SMI1/KNR4 family protein, whose protein sequence is MRGTEAVAALAEFMPVAHGVDERVDWGEVEAAWETRFPSDYVHFMEVYGSGVISDGISILLPSLQVEGYPYAAGPGLEDETGIARELWEMCRDEADFDVDLESIVAWGVTSGADIYCWVTTNEDPDRWPVLTYVRYTDEMQLHPFGMADFLRKVLGDVAFRQGKISVALDEASFVNWRNA, encoded by the coding sequence ATGCGCGGGACGGAAGCGGTAGCGGCACTTGCCGAGTTCATGCCGGTGGCTCACGGGGTTGACGAGCGGGTCGATTGGGGTGAGGTCGAGGCGGCCTGGGAGACCCGCTTCCCATCGGACTACGTCCATTTCATGGAGGTGTACGGGTCGGGGGTGATCAGCGACGGGATCAGCATCCTGCTGCCGTCACTACAGGTCGAAGGCTACCCGTACGCGGCAGGCCCGGGCCTGGAGGACGAGACGGGCATCGCCCGCGAGCTCTGGGAGATGTGCCGTGACGAGGCCGACTTCGATGTGGACCTTGAGTCCATCGTGGCCTGGGGCGTGACGTCGGGCGCGGACATCTACTGCTGGGTGACCACGAACGAAGACCCGGATCGATGGCCTGTCCTGACGTATGTGAGGTACACCGATGAGATGCAGTTGCACCCCTTCGGGATGGCTGACTTCCTTCGCAAGGTCCTGGGCGATGTGGCCTTCCGGCAGGGGAAGATCAGTGTGGCCTTGGATGAGGCGTCCTTCGTCAACTGGCGGAATGCATAG
- a CDS encoding IS110 family transposase, whose protein sequence is MIDTSEIGAFLGLDVGKGEHHATAVTPAGKKALDKRLPNSEPKLREVFGKLQAKHGAVLVVVDQPASIGALPLAVARDMGCPVAYLPGLTMRRIADLYPGEAKTDARDAFVIADAARVMPHTLRSVDLEDETIAELEMIVGFDDDLAGEATRISNRLRGLMTQIHPHLERVLGPRIQHPAVLMLLERFGSPAQIRKAGRRRLITLIRPKAPRMAERLVEDIFTALDEQTVVVPGTDAAALIVPSLANSLQAVLDQRKLLATRIEELLENHPLSKVLTSMPGIGVRTGARILIDVGDGSSFPSAAHLAAYAGLAPATRSSGSSIRGEQPSRRGNKQLKRAFFLSAFAALADPVSRAYYDKKISQGKHHTQALLCLARRRADVLFAMLRDGTFYEPQPAPSA, encoded by the coding sequence GTGATCGACACCAGCGAGATCGGCGCCTTCCTCGGCCTGGACGTCGGCAAGGGCGAACACCACGCCACCGCCGTCACCCCGGCCGGGAAGAAGGCCTTAGACAAACGGCTGCCCAACAGTGAACCCAAGCTCCGCGAGGTGTTCGGGAAACTGCAGGCCAAGCACGGGGCCGTGCTCGTCGTGGTCGACCAGCCGGCCTCCATCGGCGCCCTGCCGCTGGCGGTGGCCCGGGACATGGGCTGCCCGGTCGCCTATCTGCCCGGGCTGACGATGCGGCGGATCGCCGATCTCTATCCGGGTGAGGCCAAGACCGATGCCCGGGACGCGTTCGTCATCGCGGACGCGGCCCGCGTCATGCCGCACACACTCCGCTCGGTCGACCTTGAGGACGAGACCATCGCCGAGCTGGAGATGATCGTCGGGTTCGACGACGACCTGGCCGGCGAAGCAACCCGCATCAGCAACCGCCTGCGGGGGCTGATGACTCAGATCCACCCGCACCTGGAGCGAGTCCTCGGCCCGCGGATCCAGCACCCGGCCGTCCTGATGCTGCTGGAACGGTTCGGTTCCCCGGCCCAGATACGCAAGGCCGGACGGCGTCGGCTGATCACGTTGATACGTCCGAAGGCTCCGAGGATGGCCGAGCGGCTGGTCGAGGACATTTTCACCGCCCTGGACGAGCAGACCGTCGTCGTCCCAGGCACGGACGCGGCAGCACTGATCGTTCCTAGCCTGGCCAACTCACTCCAGGCAGTGCTTGACCAGCGGAAACTCCTCGCCACCCGGATCGAGGAACTGCTGGAGAACCACCCTCTTTCCAAGGTCCTGACGTCCATGCCGGGGATCGGCGTCAGGACCGGAGCACGGATCCTCATCGACGTCGGCGACGGATCCAGCTTCCCCTCCGCCGCCCACCTCGCCGCATACGCCGGACTAGCCCCAGCGACCCGCAGCTCGGGCTCCTCGATCCGCGGCGAACAACCCTCCCGACGCGGAAACAAGCAGCTCAAACGGGCTTTCTTCCTATCCGCTTTCGCGGCCCTGGCCGACCCGGTCTCCAGGGCCTACTACGACAAGAAGATCAGCCAGGGCAAGCACCACACTCAGGCCCTCCTCTGCCTCGCGAGACGACGAGCCGACGTGCTCTTCGCGATGCTCCGCGACGGCACCTTCTACGAACCCCAACCCGCCCCATCAGCTTGA
- a CDS encoding toxin Doc, producing MILHIDVPWLLDVQEQAVPEDVSVDDYSALVAAVARHKTRIPRPTTADPDPAWRAAALLHTLIRLQPLPYRNSLYACQVTAAYMHASGEGIDPPYGAMVDLVRDIQAGKATVYQAADRIRTWRI from the coding sequence ATGATCCTCCACATCGACGTCCCTTGGCTCCTGGATGTCCAGGAGCAGGCCGTCCCCGAAGACGTCAGCGTCGACGACTACTCGGCCCTCGTCGCGGCTGTCGCCCGCCACAAGACCCGCATCCCGCGCCCCACCACGGCCGACCCCGATCCAGCCTGGCGCGCCGCGGCTCTGCTGCACACCCTGATCCGGCTGCAGCCCCTGCCCTACCGCAACAGTCTGTATGCCTGCCAGGTCACCGCCGCCTACATGCACGCCTCCGGCGAGGGCATCGACCCCCCATACGGTGCCATGGTCGACCTCGTCCGCGATATCCAGGCCGGCAAGGCCACCGTGTACCAGGCCGCCGACCGCATCCGGACCTGGCGCATCTGA